A genomic stretch from Malus domestica chromosome 15, GDT2T_hap1 includes:
- the LOC103424737 gene encoding protein OXIDATIVE STRESS 3 LIKE 4-like → MDVLVGPTFSLDVSSYGPAPKQDNRNRGGLYLNQDRGAAVAEEASSDSSSSIGVPDDSEEEEDSKGDNGDEVQSKFNGGGGGLGSLGSFGSLEDSLPIKRGLSNYFSGKSKSFASLSEVSSTVSSVKEVEKQDNPFNKRRRVLIASKWSRRSSSSSSLYNWPNPKSMPLLALAEDGDEDDDEHDRDREGEGENASSEQSSSDEKEDQERRRPPQKLLDRRLKSFKSKSCYCLSDLQEHDEQ, encoded by the exons ATGGACGTCCTAGTGGGCCCCACCTTCTCCCTCGACGTATCGTCCTACGGCCCCGCGCCGAAGCAGGACAACCGCAACCGCGGCGGTCTGTACCTGAATCAGGACCGCGGCGCCGCGGTGGCGGAGGAGGCGTCGTCGGACAGCTCGTCGTCTATCGGTGTTCCGGATGACAGCGAGGAAGAGGAAGACTCCAAAGGCGATAACGGCGACGAGGTGCAGAGCAAGTTTAATGGTGGCGGAGGAGGGTTGGGTTCTCTGGGTTCATTTGGATCACTCGAAGATTCTCTCCCAATCAA gAGGGGATTATCCAACTATTTTTCAGGAAAATCAAAGTCATTTGCCAGCCTGTCAGAAGTAAGCAGCACTGTGAGTTCAGTCAAGGAGGTGGAGAAGCAGGACAACCCATTCAACAAGCGGCGGCGGGTTCTGATCGCCTCCAAGTGGTCGAGAAGATCTTCGTCTTCCTCCTCCCTCTACAACTGGCCAAACCCTAAGTCCATGCCGCTGCTAGCCCTAGCCGAAGACGGAGACGAAGATGACGACGAACACGACCGCGATCGAGAAGGCGAGGGAGAGAACGCGTCGTCGGAGCAATCTTCATCGGACGAGAAGGAGGATCAGGAGAGGAGGAGGCCCCCACAGAAACTGCTCGACAGGAGGCTGAAGAGCTTCAAGTCAAAGAGTTGCTATTGCCTCTCAGATCTGCAGGAACACGATGAGCAGTAA
- the LOC103456091 gene encoding uncharacterized protein encodes MCLVFVCDEEERVLSRQPAPGACPYCGGMVQAMDVESNWRFCFLPLYWRTKRKLYCSLCARKLVVQ; translated from the coding sequence ATGTGTTTGGTGTTCGTGTGTGATGAAGAGGAGAGGGTGCTGTCGAGGCAACCGGCACCGGGGGCATGCCCTTACTGTGGAGGAATGGTGCAAGCCATGGATGTCGAGAGCAACTGGAGGTTTTGCTTCCTGCCGCTGTATTGGAGGACCAAGCGCAAGCTCTACTGCAGCTTGTGTGCTAGAAAATTGGTAGTGCAGTGA